In Streptomyces sp. DG2A-72, one genomic interval encodes:
- a CDS encoding CBM35 domain-containing protein, with amino-acid sequence MASALPAAGSAAAADPQRLTVDLAASEGPVMLGANGSLYGLSDDGVPSDAAMEPLKITSISQKPEGGAQHPNGDALTVSKSFFRNSGGEINVMMQDVYAKWPYEDLGIDDYLPRVDKIAKEVSAAPNSDRFVYIPFNEPDQIWYKLGVADQATYEKNRDRFFKDWKTVYHRIRAIDPDARIAGPNEAAYHTRLLKDFLAFAKRENVLPQVMTWHELGSGSLRDFQAHYDNYRSLEREAGIAPLKINIDEYANRRDLSVPGQLVQWVSMFERNKVLANMAYWDAAGNLSGHVVRSNIPNGGWWFFRWYAGLTGDTVKVAPPQPNTIDTLQGLASLDTSRRQAQVLLGGSAGDSDVVVKNVSRSLFGRTVTATVAEAGWSGYEGQHAAPRVLTRTKVKVAEDGSVTVPLRGMHKMSAYRIVLTPGGTGTPSPASVPWTASYEAEDATITDGRIYTQGTVSNANGYAASGTKDVGSLNAATSKVDFTVSVPADGTYDLAILYGNQSGGPATQQLSIDGRAPVAVTYPSTENWTYRAKKDATVRLSAGTHVLTLAKGEAEVTLDRIDLTARTGAPSASYEATLADIGGKPSYDYSSSAGTGTGALGLRSGDKAVFDVYAPRDGYFTVVSRASAAVRLSLHGETVTAAPGRPLRLYLVAGNNRVTMTSDHASVRSLDVTGEGSTTGVLSYESTSATLTGGAELIESRHASAGSYIGRLGNSPSSTAEFTVDAPRSGRYVLVVQYAHNDRRDNGHAYNTDIMSRTADITVGSGSPRRVTFKNTWSADDYWTLGVPVELKKGSNKVTFGNATAWAPDIDRIELARVLGQSRH; translated from the coding sequence ATGGCAAGCGCCCTCCCCGCAGCCGGGTCGGCAGCTGCCGCCGACCCGCAGCGCCTCACCGTCGACCTCGCCGCCTCCGAAGGCCCGGTGATGCTCGGCGCCAACGGCTCGCTCTACGGGCTGAGCGACGACGGGGTGCCCAGCGACGCCGCGATGGAACCGTTGAAGATCACCAGCATCTCGCAGAAGCCGGAGGGCGGCGCCCAGCACCCCAACGGCGACGCGCTCACGGTCTCGAAGTCGTTCTTCCGCAACAGCGGCGGCGAGATCAACGTGATGATGCAGGACGTCTACGCGAAGTGGCCGTACGAGGACCTCGGCATCGACGACTACCTCCCCAGGGTCGACAAGATCGCCAAGGAGGTGTCGGCGGCCCCGAACAGCGACCGCTTCGTCTACATCCCGTTCAACGAGCCCGACCAGATCTGGTACAAGCTCGGCGTCGCCGACCAGGCCACGTACGAGAAGAACCGCGACCGGTTCTTCAAGGACTGGAAGACGGTGTACCACCGGATCCGCGCGATCGACCCGGACGCGAGGATCGCGGGCCCCAACGAAGCCGCCTACCACACCCGCCTGCTGAAGGACTTCCTGGCGTTCGCCAAGCGGGAGAACGTCCTGCCGCAGGTGATGACCTGGCACGAGCTGGGCTCCGGTTCGCTGCGCGACTTCCAGGCGCACTACGACAACTACCGCTCCCTGGAGCGCGAGGCGGGCATCGCACCGCTGAAGATCAACATCGACGAGTACGCCAACCGACGTGACCTGTCCGTGCCGGGGCAACTCGTGCAGTGGGTCTCGATGTTCGAGCGGAACAAAGTGTTGGCCAACATGGCCTACTGGGACGCCGCCGGCAATCTCAGCGGCCATGTGGTGCGCTCCAACATCCCCAACGGCGGCTGGTGGTTCTTCCGCTGGTACGCCGGACTCACCGGCGACACCGTCAAGGTGGCCCCGCCGCAGCCCAACACCATCGACACCCTCCAGGGGCTCGCCTCCCTCGACACCTCGCGCCGCCAGGCCCAGGTCCTGCTCGGCGGCTCGGCCGGTGATTCGGACGTGGTCGTCAAGAACGTCTCCCGTTCCCTGTTCGGCCGCACGGTCACCGCGACCGTCGCCGAGGCCGGCTGGTCCGGCTACGAAGGGCAGCACGCCGCGCCGCGGGTCCTCACCCGTACGAAGGTCAAGGTGGCCGAGGACGGCTCGGTGACCGTTCCGCTGCGCGGCATGCACAAGATGTCCGCGTACCGGATCGTCCTCACCCCCGGCGGCACCGGCACCCCCTCCCCCGCCTCCGTCCCCTGGACGGCGTCGTACGAGGCCGAAGACGCCACCATCACGGACGGCAGGATCTACACCCAGGGAACGGTCAGCAACGCCAACGGCTACGCCGCCTCCGGCACCAAGGACGTCGGCTCGCTCAACGCGGCCACCAGCAAGGTCGACTTCACGGTGTCGGTCCCGGCGGACGGCACGTACGACCTGGCGATCCTGTACGGCAACCAGTCCGGCGGTCCCGCCACCCAGCAGTTGTCCATCGACGGCCGCGCCCCGGTCGCGGTCACCTATCCCTCCACCGAGAACTGGACCTACCGCGCCAAGAAGGACGCCACCGTACGGCTTTCGGCGGGCACCCACGTGCTGACGCTGGCCAAGGGGGAGGCGGAGGTCACCCTCGACCGCATCGACCTCACCGCCCGCACCGGCGCTCCGTCCGCGTCGTACGAGGCCACCCTGGCGGACATCGGCGGGAAACCGTCGTACGACTATTCCTCGTCGGCCGGGACGGGCACCGGTGCCCTTGGCCTTCGCTCCGGCGACAAGGCCGTCTTCGATGTCTACGCGCCGCGCGACGGCTACTTCACGGTGGTGTCGCGCGCCTCGGCGGCGGTGCGGCTCTCCCTGCACGGCGAGACGGTGACGGCAGCGCCCGGACGCCCGCTGCGCCTGTACCTCGTGGCCGGCAACAACCGCGTCACCATGACGTCGGACCATGCTTCCGTCCGCTCCCTCGACGTCACGGGTGAGGGCTCTACCACCGGTGTCCTCTCCTACGAGAGCACCTCGGCCACGCTGACAGGCGGCGCCGAACTCATCGAGTCCCGCCACGCATCCGCCGGTTCCTACATCGGCCGACTCGGCAACAGCCCGTCCAGCACCGCCGAGTTCACGGTGGACGCACCCCGGTCCGGCCGCTACGTCCTGGTCGTCCAGTACGCGCACAACGACCGGCGCGACAACGGCCACGCCTACAACACGGACATCATGTCCCGTACGGCGGACATCACGGTCGGCAGCGGCTCGCCCCGACGCGTCACCTTCAAGAACACCTGGAGCGCGGACGACTACTGGACGCTCGGCGTCCCGGTCGAGCTGAAGAAGGGCTCCAACAAGGTGACGTTCGGCAACGCGACCGCCTGGGCGCCGGACATCGACAGGATCGAACTCGCCCGCGTCCTCGGCCAGTCCAGGCACTGA
- a CDS encoding glycosyl hydrolase: MGRGLLALVLTAVTGASLLTAPASAAPPGPSDVYRPVRGPSAPAEYRYAQKTVSGESIPRHAHDLAAAQARKLPVVGGRWKNVGPTNIGGRVVSLALDPKRADTLYAAAASGGLWRSTDAGATFHSVWPDSWTQAMGAVTAAPDGTLYVGTGEPNPGGGSVTYEGTGLYRSRDGGRSWTPLGLRDSGAISAITVDSANPRRIYVAAAGSLYNGGGDRGVYRSEDGGATWERILAGANEFTGATEIVADGDRLYAVLWDKRRRPDLRTYGGVGSGVFRSTDGGETWERLGGGLPAAGPDVGRIGLGVAGDRLYAIVNKADGRFEGFYASADGGDDWTRTPADDDLTDSQSSFGWWFGKVWIDPRDTEHVHVAGVALLTTKDGGATWTADDTSMHVDHHAMVWDPRRPGRVYLGNDGGVYRSDARGDGGWVKSRHQPYTQLYSAAITPQDVTRISGGAQDNGSLRSWGGAKFNEYLGGDGEENLINPADVNNVFACYQYGNCFRSTDGGDTLTYFADRTTFQRRNWFTPMTFDPRDPKILYYGSEVLNRSTNGGETWQTVSPDLSGGPGSDPSYPNYGTITSIAPASDGRTVYVGTDDGRVWVTRDLGATWTKLAEGRPWVTRVVVDPKNPDRVWTTHSGYRSGDPLPHVYGSADGGRHWRDLSGNLPAAPVNDLVVARGGVLHIATDQGVFTSVTGGGRWLRLGRGMPQVPVDDIEYDAGHHRLVAATFGRGFYELTTF, from the coding sequence ATGGGCAGAGGTCTGCTTGCGCTGGTGCTCACCGCGGTCACCGGCGCCTCGCTACTCACCGCACCGGCGAGCGCGGCGCCGCCCGGCCCCTCCGACGTGTACCGGCCGGTGCGCGGGCCGTCCGCCCCCGCGGAGTACCGCTACGCCCAGAAAACCGTATCGGGCGAGTCGATCCCCCGCCACGCACACGACCTGGCCGCGGCGCAGGCCCGGAAGCTGCCCGTCGTCGGCGGGCGCTGGAAGAACGTCGGCCCCACGAACATCGGCGGCCGGGTCGTCTCCCTCGCGCTCGACCCGAAGCGCGCCGACACCCTGTACGCGGCGGCAGCGAGCGGCGGTCTGTGGCGCAGCACGGACGCCGGGGCCACGTTCCACTCGGTGTGGCCCGACAGCTGGACCCAGGCCATGGGCGCGGTCACGGCCGCCCCGGACGGCACCCTGTACGTGGGCACCGGCGAGCCCAACCCGGGCGGCGGCAGCGTCACGTACGAAGGGACGGGCCTGTACCGGAGCCGGGACGGCGGCCGGAGCTGGACGCCGCTCGGCCTGCGCGACTCCGGCGCGATCAGCGCCATCACCGTCGACTCCGCGAACCCGCGCCGCATCTATGTGGCCGCGGCCGGCTCGCTCTACAACGGCGGCGGCGACCGGGGCGTGTACCGCTCGGAGGACGGCGGCGCGACCTGGGAGCGGATCCTCGCCGGTGCCAACGAGTTCACCGGCGCCACCGAGATCGTGGCGGACGGCGACCGCCTGTACGCCGTGCTGTGGGACAAGCGCCGCCGCCCCGATCTGCGCACGTACGGCGGTGTCGGCTCCGGCGTCTTCCGCAGTACGGACGGCGGCGAGACGTGGGAGCGGCTGGGCGGCGGACTGCCCGCCGCGGGCCCCGACGTCGGACGCATCGGCCTGGGCGTCGCGGGCGACCGGCTCTACGCGATCGTCAACAAGGCCGACGGCCGCTTCGAGGGCTTCTACGCCTCCGCCGACGGCGGCGACGACTGGACCCGCACACCCGCCGACGACGACCTCACCGACTCGCAGTCCAGCTTCGGCTGGTGGTTCGGGAAGGTATGGATCGACCCCCGGGACACCGAGCACGTGCATGTGGCCGGGGTCGCCCTGCTGACCACCAAGGACGGCGGCGCCACCTGGACCGCCGACGACACGAGCATGCACGTCGACCACCACGCCATGGTGTGGGACCCGCGCCGCCCCGGCCGCGTCTACCTCGGCAACGACGGCGGTGTCTACCGCTCCGACGCGCGCGGCGACGGCGGCTGGGTCAAGTCCCGCCACCAGCCGTACACCCAGCTCTACAGCGCGGCGATCACCCCGCAGGACGTCACCCGGATCTCGGGCGGCGCGCAGGACAACGGCTCGCTGCGCTCCTGGGGCGGGGCGAAGTTCAACGAGTACCTCGGCGGGGACGGCGAGGAGAACCTGATCAACCCGGCCGACGTGAACAACGTCTTCGCCTGCTACCAGTACGGCAACTGCTTCCGCTCCACCGACGGCGGCGACACCCTTACGTACTTCGCCGACCGGACGACGTTCCAGCGCCGCAACTGGTTCACGCCGATGACCTTCGATCCGCGTGACCCGAAGATCCTCTACTACGGCTCCGAGGTCCTCAACCGCTCCACCAACGGCGGCGAGACCTGGCAGACCGTCAGCCCCGACCTGAGCGGCGGCCCGGGCTCCGACCCCAGCTACCCCAACTACGGCACCATCACCTCCATCGCCCCCGCGTCCGACGGCCGCACGGTCTACGTGGGCACGGACGACGGCCGCGTCTGGGTCACCAGGGACCTGGGCGCCACCTGGACGAAGCTGGCCGAGGGGCGCCCCTGGGTCACCCGGGTGGTCGTCGATCCGAAGAATCCCGACCGGGTGTGGACCACCCACTCCGGCTACCGCTCCGGCGACCCGCTCCCCCACGTGTACGGCAGCGCCGACGGCGGCCGGCACTGGCGCGACCTGTCGGGCAACCTCCCGGCGGCCCCCGTCAACGACCTGGTCGTGGCCCGTGGCGGTGTCCTCCATATCGCCACCGATCAGGGCGTGTTCACGTCCGTGACGGGCGGCGGACGCTGGCTGCGCCTGGGCCGCGGCATGCCGCAGGTGCCGGTGGACGACATCGAGTACGACGCGGGGCACCACCGGCTGGTGGCGGCGACGTTCGGGAGGGGGTTCTACGAGCTGACCACGTTCTGA
- a CDS encoding glycoside hydrolase family 36 protein: protein MTGTADVAQKASDCAHDAFTWGHSALRADFAVGTDGTLRLVTLHRPDGTRTADVETALPLVELTALGHGSGWSGPRFTGTALGARLAYRGHRTDRHADWERLTVELHDPATGLTAFAELSTPTGVPVLRSRVRLRNDGTQPLVIQSVSSLLLGGLPAPDALDVHRARNDWLAECRWFAEPLRDAVADINVRAHQHDSRAALVLTGRGSWPTDGHLPMGALTERDGGRTWLWQVESPAGWRWDLGERAHGTYLALNGPTDAAHQWRVRLAPGEEFTTVPGVLALGSGFDDAMGALTSYRRAVRRPHPDHSALPVVFNDYMNTLMGDPTTAKLLPLIDAAAKAGAEYFCIDSGWYDDGTEGWWDSVGAWLPSPRRFPDGGIQRVLDHIRQRGMVPGLWLEPEAIGVRSPLAAELPPEAFFQRDGIRLDEQGRHQLDLRHPAARAHLDRTVDRIVGDWGVGYLKLDYNIVVDPGTCAPGDIAPGAGLLGHAQAYLDWLSDVLDRYPGLVIENCASGGMRMDGACLAVTQLQSTSDQQDPLRYPPIAAAAPTAVPPEQGAVWAYPQPEFDDDLIRFTLGGALLGRIHLSGHLNRMTGHQLALVREAVSVYKAIRPDLAQAAPFWPLGLPAWTDEWLALGMRAPGDRTAYLSVWRRGGEPELHVPIGDLGDRTVRPEILHPSAPAAGSAVWDGTGLRVSLPRTPGVLLLRLTMHA from the coding sequence TTGACCGGTACGGCGGATGTGGCTCAGAAAGCCTCCGACTGCGCACATGACGCTTTCACTTGGGGCCACTCGGCGCTGCGTGCCGATTTCGCGGTCGGCACCGACGGAACGCTCAGGCTCGTCACGCTCCACCGTCCGGACGGGACACGCACCGCCGACGTCGAAACCGCCCTTCCTCTCGTCGAGTTGACGGCCCTCGGCCATGGCAGTGGCTGGTCCGGTCCGCGCTTCACCGGTACGGCCCTCGGGGCGCGGCTCGCATACCGGGGGCACCGTACGGACAGACACGCCGACTGGGAGCGGTTGACCGTCGAACTCCACGATCCGGCAACCGGGTTGACGGCCTTCGCCGAACTGTCCACGCCCACGGGAGTGCCGGTGCTCCGCTCCCGCGTCCGGCTGCGCAACGACGGCACGCAGCCCCTTGTCATCCAGTCCGTCAGCAGTCTGCTGCTGGGCGGCCTGCCCGCCCCGGACGCCCTCGACGTGCACCGGGCCCGCAACGACTGGCTCGCCGAGTGCCGCTGGTTCGCCGAGCCGCTGCGCGACGCGGTCGCCGACATCAACGTCCGCGCCCACCAGCACGACAGCCGAGCCGCTCTCGTGCTCACCGGGCGCGGCAGCTGGCCCACCGACGGGCATCTGCCGATGGGCGCGCTGACGGAACGGGACGGTGGCCGCACCTGGTTGTGGCAGGTCGAGTCCCCGGCCGGCTGGCGCTGGGACCTGGGCGAACGCGCGCATGGCACGTATCTCGCGCTGAACGGCCCCACCGACGCGGCCCACCAATGGCGGGTCCGGCTCGCGCCGGGCGAGGAGTTCACCACGGTGCCGGGCGTGCTGGCCCTCGGCTCGGGGTTCGACGACGCGATGGGCGCCCTGACCTCGTACCGCCGCGCCGTACGCCGCCCGCACCCCGACCACAGCGCGCTCCCCGTCGTCTTCAACGACTACATGAACACGCTCATGGGCGATCCGACGACGGCGAAACTGCTGCCGCTGATCGACGCGGCCGCCAAGGCCGGCGCGGAGTACTTCTGCATCGACTCAGGCTGGTACGACGACGGCACAGAGGGCTGGTGGGACAGCGTCGGCGCCTGGCTGCCCTCACCGCGCCGCTTTCCCGACGGCGGGATCCAGCGGGTCCTGGACCACATCCGGCAGCGGGGCATGGTGCCCGGGTTGTGGCTGGAGCCGGAGGCCATCGGCGTGCGCAGCCCGCTCGCCGCCGAACTTCCTCCGGAGGCGTTCTTCCAGCGGGACGGCATACGCCTCGACGAACAGGGCCGCCACCAACTCGATCTGCGACACCCGGCCGCACGCGCGCATCTCGACCGGACGGTGGACCGGATCGTGGGCGACTGGGGCGTGGGCTACCTCAAGCTCGACTACAACATCGTGGTCGACCCGGGCACCTGCGCGCCCGGGGACATCGCGCCGGGAGCCGGGCTGCTCGGGCACGCCCAGGCCTACCTCGACTGGCTGTCCGACGTGCTGGACCGGTATCCCGGGCTGGTGATCGAGAACTGCGCCTCCGGCGGGATGCGCATGGACGGGGCCTGCTTGGCCGTCACCCAGCTCCAGTCCACCAGCGACCAGCAGGACCCGCTGCGCTACCCGCCGATCGCCGCCGCCGCGCCCACGGCGGTCCCGCCCGAACAGGGCGCCGTCTGGGCCTATCCACAGCCCGAGTTCGACGACGACCTGATCCGCTTCACCCTGGGCGGGGCACTGCTCGGCCGCATCCACCTCTCGGGCCACCTCAATCGCATGACCGGCCATCAACTCGCCCTTGTGCGGGAGGCGGTGAGCGTCTACAAGGCGATCCGCCCCGACCTCGCCCAGGCGGCACCGTTCTGGCCGCTCGGCCTGCCCGCCTGGACGGACGAATGGCTGGCACTGGGCATGCGGGCGCCCGGCGACCGTACGGCATACCTGTCGGTGTGGCGCCGGGGCGGGGAGCCCGAACTCCACGTGCCCATAGGTGACTTGGGGGATCGCACGGTACGCCCGGAGATCCTGCACCCGTCCGCTCCGGCCGCCGGCTCGGCCGTCTGGGACGGAACCGGACTGAGGGTTTCCCTGCCGCGCACACCCGGTGTGCTGCTGCTCCGGCTGACCATGCACGCCTGA
- a CDS encoding LacI family DNA-binding transcriptional regulator — MNVTGHTRSPASIRDVAAAAGVSYQTVSRVINGHPSVKPSTRERVLAAIDELGFRRNATALALASGRSRAVTVLTANTTHYGYASILQGVEEAARAASYAVGIGVLESAAEAAVAAEVRRAADVGGGLIVIAYDPAGVRALEAVPAGLPVVGVVETPASPPGDNRPWVWTDDREAAYQATRHLLSLGHETVHYVAIPSSTRRTSARTSGWRQALKEAGAPEHRPVQGSWGPAGGYAASRELARNPAVTAILCGNDDLALGVLRALHEAGRSVPDEVSVAGFDDAPHSAYLTPSLTTVRLDFTGLGRSAFALLHGVLEESAQIAPHPVSVLELVVRESSGPPPARG; from the coding sequence ATGAATGTGACCGGTCACACAAGGAGCCCGGCGAGCATCAGGGATGTCGCAGCCGCCGCCGGGGTCTCCTACCAGACCGTCTCCCGGGTGATCAACGGCCACCCCAGCGTCAAGCCGTCGACCCGGGAGCGGGTGCTCGCCGCCATCGACGAGCTGGGTTTCCGGCGCAACGCCACGGCCCTCGCCCTGGCCAGCGGCCGCAGCCGGGCCGTGACCGTGCTCACCGCCAACACCACCCACTACGGCTACGCCTCGATCCTGCAGGGCGTGGAGGAGGCCGCCCGCGCCGCGTCCTACGCGGTCGGGATAGGCGTTCTCGAGTCGGCCGCGGAAGCCGCCGTCGCCGCCGAGGTGCGGCGGGCCGCGGACGTGGGCGGCGGACTGATCGTGATCGCCTACGATCCGGCCGGTGTCCGGGCCCTGGAGGCGGTCCCCGCCGGGCTGCCGGTCGTCGGCGTGGTCGAGACCCCGGCGAGTCCGCCCGGCGACAACCGGCCCTGGGTGTGGACGGACGACCGCGAGGCCGCCTACCAGGCGACCCGCCATCTGCTCTCCCTGGGCCATGAGACCGTGCACTACGTCGCGATCCCGTCCAGCACCCGCCGCACCAGCGCCCGAACCAGCGGCTGGCGGCAGGCCCTCAAGGAGGCCGGCGCGCCGGAACACCGTCCCGTGCAGGGCAGTTGGGGTCCGGCCGGCGGCTACGCGGCGAGCCGGGAACTCGCGCGGAACCCAGCCGTCACCGCGATCCTGTGCGGCAACGACGACCTCGCCCTCGGAGTGCTGCGGGCCCTGCACGAGGCGGGCCGCTCGGTGCCGGACGAGGTCAGCGTGGCCGGGTTCGACGACGCCCCGCACTCCGCCTATCTGACCCCGTCGCTGACGACCGTACGCCTGGACTTCACCGGTCTGGGCCGGTCCGCGTTCGCCCTGCTGCACGGCGTGCTGGAGGAATCCGCGCAGATCGCCCCGCATCCCGTCTCCGTGCTGGAGCTGGTGGTGCGGGAGAGCTCGGGGCCGCCGCCCGCCAGGGGCTGA
- a CDS encoding carbohydrate ABC transporter permease produces MAHTVVRSEPTPVTGAPKKVGRLPRAAVHHPWWFALPAIVVFAGFFLLPNLLNFYYPFTNWSSYHSDIAFTGLDNFKTIADDGSLLRAIRTTLLYALLAALFQNGFGLVLALLLEDDTRFNRFFRAVFFLPVLISALATGYVFQALLDQDGAVNSVLGTDIPWLGSTTWTLIVVTLIHGWKWMGLSMLIYLAGLKGIPGDMLEAARMDGAGPWRTFWSVRWPMLAPAVTFNVTTALIGSMNTFDIVQATTGGGPAASTEVFNIYMFRIFGQGLYAQASAMSLVLFLVVVTVAIPLVIGLRRREQLL; encoded by the coding sequence ATGGCGCACACCGTCGTACGTTCCGAGCCCACGCCGGTGACCGGCGCGCCGAAGAAGGTCGGCCGCCTGCCGCGTGCCGCCGTGCACCACCCCTGGTGGTTCGCCCTCCCCGCGATCGTCGTCTTCGCGGGCTTCTTCCTGCTGCCGAACCTGCTCAACTTCTACTACCCGTTCACGAACTGGTCCTCGTACCACTCGGACATCGCCTTCACGGGCCTGGACAACTTCAAGACCATCGCCGACGACGGCTCACTGCTCCGCGCGATCCGCACGACCCTGTTGTACGCGCTACTGGCGGCGCTGTTCCAGAACGGCTTCGGGCTCGTGCTCGCGCTGCTCCTGGAGGACGACACCCGCTTCAACCGGTTCTTCCGCGCGGTCTTCTTCCTTCCGGTGCTGATCTCGGCGCTCGCCACCGGTTATGTGTTCCAGGCGCTCCTCGACCAGGACGGGGCCGTCAACTCCGTTCTCGGCACGGACATTCCGTGGCTGGGCTCGACGACGTGGACGCTGATCGTGGTCACCCTGATCCACGGCTGGAAGTGGATGGGCCTGTCCATGCTGATCTATCTTGCCGGACTCAAGGGCATCCCCGGCGACATGCTCGAAGCCGCGCGGATGGACGGGGCCGGGCCCTGGCGGACGTTCTGGTCGGTGCGCTGGCCGATGCTCGCCCCGGCCGTCACCTTCAACGTCACCACGGCGCTGATCGGCTCGATGAACACCTTCGACATCGTGCAGGCCACCACGGGCGGCGGCCCCGCGGCCTCCACCGAGGTCTTCAACATCTACATGTTCCGGATCTTCGGACAGGGCCTGTACGCCCAGGCCTCCGCGATGAGCCTCGTCCTGTTCCTGGTCGTGGTCACCGTGGCGATCCCCCTGGTCATCGGCCTGCGGCGAAGGGAGCAGCTGCTGTGA
- a CDS encoding carbohydrate ABC transporter permease, which yields MSPIWRYGRPALVLLLAGLAVGVPLWLVAVTSAKPQAEAIEPNLDLPRSWQPGSNYADAVSEGEMLRGFLNSLLVVVPSVLLVLILGAGAAWVFARRKSKLVSAAYALCISGLLLPPAVITIVMELRQLGLANTRPGMIAVYTGMYLSTSIFFMTGFIRAIPMELEEAARIDGAPPWRIFARIVLPLLRPVIATATIMVMLYAWSDIFYAFFVLGGGDRATLPLNLYQVASAQLYLNNWHLVFAYVVVMSLPMVAVFLVGQRKIVSGITSGAVK from the coding sequence GTGAGTCCGATCTGGCGGTACGGCCGCCCGGCCCTCGTCCTGCTGCTCGCCGGCCTGGCCGTCGGCGTGCCGCTGTGGCTGGTCGCCGTCACCTCGGCCAAGCCGCAGGCGGAGGCCATCGAGCCGAACCTCGATCTGCCGCGGTCCTGGCAGCCCGGCAGCAACTACGCCGACGCCGTCAGCGAGGGCGAGATGCTGCGCGGCTTCCTCAACTCCCTGCTCGTCGTGGTGCCTTCGGTGCTCCTCGTCCTGATCCTCGGGGCGGGCGCGGCCTGGGTCTTCGCGCGCCGCAAGTCGAAGCTCGTGTCGGCGGCGTACGCGCTGTGCATCAGCGGACTGCTGCTGCCACCCGCCGTCATCACCATCGTCATGGAGCTGCGGCAGCTGGGCCTGGCGAACACACGCCCCGGCATGATCGCCGTCTACACCGGCATGTATCTGTCGACGTCGATCTTCTTCATGACCGGATTCATCCGCGCCATCCCCATGGAGCTGGAGGAGGCGGCCCGGATCGACGGGGCGCCCCCGTGGCGGATCTTCGCGCGGATCGTCCTGCCCCTGCTCCGGCCGGTGATCGCCACCGCGACGATCATGGTGATGCTCTACGCCTGGAGCGACATCTTCTACGCGTTCTTCGTCCTCGGCGGCGGAGACCGGGCGACCCTGCCGCTCAACCTCTACCAGGTCGCCAGCGCCCAGCTCTACCTCAACAACTGGCACCTCGTCTTCGCGTACGTCGTGGTGATGAGCCTGCCCATGGTCGCCGTGTTCCTCGTCGGCCAGCGAAAGATCGTGTCCGGAATCACCAGTGGAGCCGTCAAATGA
- a CDS encoding ABC transporter substrate-binding protein has translation MKSRALPALALICVAALAATACSDPTAADSDTDAKQTAVDPTARLDGVKLTMWTAQNTVDAPQQVIDAFKKATGATVETQAIPDLYEQNVPTKLASGDRPDLMFWQPSISTLPFVQPQQNLLPLDGEPWESRLGDTEKTLGMIDGKRYAAIVTSPAMLGVYYNKEVFEQAGIAEKDFPKSYDDLLALGHKVTDKTDAAAFYEAGGDKWPLQWQMQVQLTDLDKQWWDGLNENKEKWTDPVVVDAIKKYKEKLLDAGLAQKNYRTGTFTGQADALWKGEAGMVLNVTSFQSQLQAKYSTAEIDDKIGWFPIANSSATGMYSPDQTNGVVAFKTGDEKRQNAARQFLAFWLGPDYDDYIKAMKIPSVQPSVPTPDGLPQTSKDQVAALPTAIGVFQAKAIVAPDTHLYLANMIFGKKDPRQVAQAIQDQFAQVAKAQGAPGF, from the coding sequence ATGAAGAGTAGAGCCCTCCCCGCGCTGGCCCTGATATGTGTTGCGGCCCTGGCCGCCACCGCGTGCAGCGACCCCACCGCCGCGGACTCCGATACGGACGCCAAGCAGACCGCGGTCGATCCGACCGCCCGCCTGGACGGCGTGAAGCTGACCATGTGGACCGCGCAGAACACGGTCGACGCGCCCCAGCAGGTCATCGACGCCTTCAAGAAGGCCACCGGCGCCACGGTGGAGACCCAGGCCATCCCGGACCTCTACGAGCAGAACGTGCCGACGAAGCTGGCCTCCGGCGACCGCCCCGACCTGATGTTCTGGCAACCGTCCATCTCCACGCTGCCGTTCGTCCAGCCGCAGCAGAACCTCCTCCCCCTCGACGGGGAGCCGTGGGAGTCCAGGCTCGGCGACACCGAGAAGACGCTCGGCATGATCGACGGCAAGCGGTACGCGGCGATCGTCACCAGCCCCGCCATGCTCGGCGTCTACTACAACAAGGAGGTCTTCGAGCAGGCGGGCATCGCCGAGAAGGACTTCCCCAAGTCGTACGACGATCTGCTGGCCCTCGGCCACAAGGTCACCGACAAGACCGACGCCGCAGCCTTCTACGAGGCCGGCGGCGACAAGTGGCCCCTGCAGTGGCAGATGCAGGTCCAGCTCACCGACCTCGACAAGCAGTGGTGGGACGGGCTCAACGAGAACAAGGAGAAGTGGACCGACCCGGTCGTCGTCGACGCGATCAAGAAGTACAAGGAGAAGCTGCTCGACGCCGGGCTCGCCCAGAAGAACTACCGGACGGGCACGTTCACCGGGCAGGCCGACGCGCTGTGGAAGGGCGAGGCCGGCATGGTCCTCAACGTCACCTCCTTCCAGAGCCAGTTGCAGGCGAAGTACTCCACCGCCGAGATCGACGACAAGATCGGCTGGTTCCCGATCGCCAACTCCTCGGCCACCGGCATGTACTCCCCCGACCAGACCAACGGTGTGGTCGCCTTCAAGACCGGAGACGAGAAGCGGCAGAACGCCGCCCGGCAGTTCCTCGCCTTCTGGCTCGGCCCCGACTACGACGACTACATCAAGGCGATGAAGATCCCGTCCGTGCAGCCGTCCGTGCCGACCCCCGACGGCCTCCCGCAGACATCCAAGGACCAGGTCGCCGCCCTGCCCACGGCCATCGGGGTTTTCCAGGCCAAGGCGATCGTCGCCCCGGACACGCACCTCTACCTCGCCAACATGATCTTCGGCAAGAAGGACCCGCGGCAGGTCGCCCAGGCCATCCAGGACCAGTTCGCACAGGTGGCCAAGGCCCAGGGCGCACCCGGGTTCTGA